A single Tuberibacillus sp. Marseille-P3662 DNA region contains:
- the fliP gene encoding flagellar type III secretion system pore protein FliP (The bacterial flagellar biogenesis protein FliP forms a type III secretion system (T3SS)-type pore required for flagellar assembly.) translates to MDSVLPGIPTDVLSQQPGDVATTLKLLLLLTILSLAPAILVLMTSFTRIVIVLSFVRTSLATQQMPPNQVLIGLALFLTFFIMSPVLSDVQSEALQPYLDGDISQEQALDRAEQPLKRFMADETREKDLQLFLDYGEYEQPDSIKAVPMMALIPAFVISELKTAFQMGFMIFVPFLIIDMVVSSILMSMGMMMLPPVMISLPFKVLLFIMVDGWYLIVESLLTSFS, encoded by the coding sequence ATGGATAGTGTGTTACCCGGTATTCCTACTGACGTTTTATCCCAACAGCCCGGTGACGTCGCCACGACATTAAAATTATTGCTGCTATTAACAATTTTATCACTCGCACCGGCGATATTGGTATTGATGACATCATTTACCCGAATCGTGATTGTCCTATCGTTTGTAAGAACGTCTCTTGCCACCCAACAGATGCCGCCGAATCAAGTGCTGATTGGTCTGGCGTTGTTCTTGACTTTTTTTATCATGAGTCCGGTGTTATCTGATGTTCAGAGCGAAGCGTTGCAGCCTTATTTAGACGGAGATATTAGTCAAGAACAAGCCTTGGATCGGGCGGAGCAACCATTGAAACGGTTCATGGCCGATGAGACACGAGAGAAGGATCTACAATTGTTCTTGGATTATGGGGAATATGAGCAGCCGGATTCAATTAAGGCGGTTCCGATGATGGCATTGATTCCCGCATTTGTCATCAGCGAATTAAAGACGGCGTTTCAGATGGGTTTTATGATTTTTGTGCCGTTTTTGATCATTGATATGGTCGTCTCAAGTATTTTGATGTCGATGGGAATGATGATGCTCCCACCTGTGATGATCTCACTTCCGTTTAAGGTTTTGCTATTTATCATGGTTGATGGTTGGTATCTGATCGTTGAATCATTACTTACAAGTTTTTCTTGA
- a CDS encoding flagellar biosynthetic protein FliO, with protein sequence MTRKLLAALFLLGFIGIITGPAVSAADGGSVADFLDNQNQGPDKQPDNPDQQQKSSTELKQEPNTFVSFFKLMGSLMIVLLLIYGIYRFLLKRKKGFQTSKQLDNLGGVALGANRSVQLVKIADEVLVVGVGEDITLLKAIDDADQLSQLLQSEAPTEGHGHSVQKWVRERFRQQQSYKSRNRPSFTHKLSEELKNISEDRSRRLRETKRKDHDDG encoded by the coding sequence ATGACCCGGAAACTGCTCGCGGCCTTATTTTTACTTGGCTTTATCGGCATCATAACGGGGCCTGCCGTCTCGGCGGCAGATGGGGGCTCCGTTGCCGATTTTCTAGACAACCAAAATCAAGGACCGGATAAGCAGCCTGATAACCCTGATCAACAGCAAAAATCATCAACCGAGCTTAAGCAAGAGCCCAATACATTCGTCAGTTTTTTTAAACTCATGGGTTCACTAATGATCGTTTTGCTATTAATTTATGGGATTTATCGATTTTTATTAAAGAGAAAAAAAGGATTTCAAACTTCTAAACAATTGGACAATCTTGGCGGTGTTGCTCTGGGAGCTAACCGATCGGTCCAGTTGGTCAAGATTGCAGATGAAGTCTTAGTTGTCGGGGTTGGCGAGGATATTACATTGTTAAAGGCCATTGATGATGCTGACCAGCTAAGCCAACTGCTGCAATCAGAGGCCCCTACAGAAGGTCATGGCCATAGTGTACAAAAGTGGGTGCGGGAGCGATTTAGACAACAGCAATCATATAAGTCAAGGAACCGTCCATCTTTTACTCATAAGCTTTCGGAGGAGTTGAAGAACATCTCTGAAGACAGAAGCAGGCGGCTAAGAGAAACCAAGCGGAAGGATCATGATGATGGATAG
- a CDS encoding response regulator has protein sequence MGARILVVDDAAFMRMMVKDILTKNGFEVVGEATNGAEAVEQYQEVKPDLVTLDITMPEMDGIESLKKIKEIDPEAKIIMCSAMGQQAMVIDAIQAGAKDFIVKPFQADRVLEAINKTLDS, from the coding sequence ATGGGAGCTCGTATATTAGTTGTTGATGACGCTGCATTTATGAGGATGATGGTTAAAGATATTTTGACGAAGAATGGTTTTGAAGTTGTCGGGGAAGCGACGAATGGAGCAGAGGCCGTCGAACAATATCAGGAGGTCAAACCCGACCTCGTGACACTAGATATCACGATGCCAGAAATGGATGGGATCGAGAGTTTGAAGAAGATCAAAGAGATTGATCCCGAAGCCAAAATCATCATGTGTTCCGCAATGGGACAGCAGGCCATGGTCATTGATGCGATCCAGGCCGGTGCTAAAGACTTTATCGTTAAACCTTTTCAAGCTGATAGAGTATTGGAAGCTATTAACAAAACTTTAGATTCATAG
- the fliY gene encoding flagellar motor switch phosphatase FliY encodes MSDDGMLSQEEIDALLGQTGDHEGDQADSPQPSNNNEEIQLHDYVDSVEIDTMGEIGNIAFGNSATALSSLLNQKVEITTPSISLVHKSHLQEEFPIPYVSVKVVYTEGFEGTNVLVIKTQDASVIADLMLGGDGSQPSEEMNDIHLSAVEEAMNQMMGSAATSMSTIFNRRVDISPPKIDLMDVVKDEGTYLLPEESLMVKVSFNLKIGQLVDSDIMQLIPLEFAKGLVNLLITQDKNAEMSEDSNDSDVHPGDETDVTTQRQDHKTPGQTAPESEPNQRQAQDVQSVAFSNFDEAPQVSQGQQNLNLLMDVPLKVTVELGRTKQTIRDVLNLSPGSIVELDKLAGEPVDILVNDKPVAKGEVVVIDENFGVRVTEILNQYDRIHSLK; translated from the coding sequence ATGAGTGATGATGGCATGCTTTCACAAGAAGAAATTGACGCTTTATTGGGTCAAACGGGAGATCATGAAGGTGATCAGGCCGATTCCCCGCAGCCATCTAATAATAATGAAGAGATACAGCTGCATGACTATGTCGATTCGGTCGAAATAGATACCATGGGTGAAATTGGTAATATTGCTTTTGGTAATTCAGCAACAGCTCTATCATCTCTATTGAATCAAAAAGTTGAAATTACTACACCATCGATTTCATTGGTTCATAAGAGTCACTTACAGGAAGAATTCCCTATTCCTTATGTTTCGGTAAAAGTTGTTTACACAGAAGGATTTGAAGGGACGAATGTGCTGGTTATCAAGACTCAGGATGCCAGTGTGATTGCTGATTTGATGTTAGGAGGTGATGGGTCACAGCCTTCCGAAGAGATGAATGATATTCATCTTAGCGCTGTTGAAGAAGCCATGAATCAAATGATGGGTTCAGCAGCGACATCGATGTCAACCATCTTTAACCGTCGTGTCGATATTTCACCACCGAAAATCGATCTGATGGATGTGGTTAAGGATGAAGGGACATATTTGTTGCCTGAGGAATCCCTCATGGTTAAAGTGTCTTTCAATCTTAAAATTGGGCAATTGGTCGATTCGGACATTATGCAATTGATACCACTGGAATTTGCCAAAGGCCTTGTGAATCTATTGATTACTCAGGATAAAAACGCCGAGATGAGTGAAGATTCAAATGACTCTGATGTCCATCCCGGTGATGAAACAGACGTTACCACCCAACGTCAGGATCATAAAACTCCAGGACAAACAGCACCTGAATCTGAGCCAAACCAGAGACAAGCTCAGGATGTGCAATCAGTCGCTTTTAGTAACTTTGATGAAGCCCCTCAGGTTTCGCAGGGTCAGCAAAATTTGAACTTATTGATGGATGTGCCGTTGAAAGTAACGGTTGAACTTGGACGAACCAAGCAAACGATAAGGGATGTGCTTAATCTCAGCCCTGGGTCGATTGTTGAGTTAGATAAACTCGCCGGTGAACCTGTGGATATCCTCGTCAATGACAAACCGGTTGCCAAGGGTGAAGTTGTTGTGATTGATGAGAATTTTGGTGTTAGAGTGACGGAAATTTTAAATCAATATGACCGTATTCACTCATTAAAATAA
- the fliM gene encoding flagellar motor switch protein FliM has product MADVLSQNEIDALLSAISTGEMDAEELKKDEDSKEGKPYDFKRALRFSKDQIRSLTRIHENYARLLTTHFSAQMRTYVEISVASVNQMPYEEFIRSIPSMTVLNIFEAPPLKGRMLFEVNPNIAYAMMDRVLGGMGHGMNKIDKLTDIETQLISQLFAKTLSPFRDAWGSIIEMEPIMKDFEVNAQFLQMVSPNETVVVISLSVTIGEESGMINLCLPHVVLEPIIQKLSMHYWMNDEKKKAPSEGDIHALEQKVKSANISMTALLGDTTLSFSDVLELSVGDVVRLDQTIDDPVTVDVGSLSKFTAQPGKKKQHVAVQILGHLDKEGEEHE; this is encoded by the coding sequence ATGGCAGACGTTCTGTCGCAGAACGAAATTGATGCACTTCTTTCCGCGATCTCTACAGGTGAAATGGACGCGGAAGAGTTGAAAAAAGATGAAGATAGTAAAGAAGGTAAACCCTACGACTTCAAACGAGCCTTGCGCTTTTCTAAAGATCAGATTCGCAGCTTAACGCGTATTCATGAGAATTACGCCCGGCTATTAACGACTCATTTTTCGGCACAAATGCGGACTTACGTTGAAATTTCCGTGGCTTCAGTCAATCAAATGCCTTACGAAGAATTTATTCGTTCTATCCCGAGCATGACAGTGCTGAATATATTTGAGGCTCCGCCATTAAAAGGTCGAATGTTATTTGAAGTCAACCCTAATATTGCTTATGCCATGATGGATCGGGTTCTTGGTGGCATGGGGCACGGGATGAATAAGATTGATAAATTAACAGATATTGAAACCCAGTTGATTTCTCAGTTGTTTGCTAAAACCCTGTCACCTTTTCGCGATGCTTGGGGTTCCATCATAGAGATGGAACCGATAATGAAAGACTTTGAGGTTAATGCCCAGTTTTTGCAAATGGTGTCACCGAATGAGACTGTGGTTGTCATTTCACTATCTGTAACTATTGGTGAGGAAAGCGGCATGATCAATCTTTGTCTGCCGCATGTCGTCCTTGAGCCGATTATTCAAAAACTATCTATGCATTATTGGATGAATGATGAAAAGAAGAAAGCTCCTTCTGAGGGAGATATTCATGCGCTTGAGCAAAAGGTGAAATCGGCAAATATCTCCATGACAGCATTGTTAGGGGATACCACTTTATCATTTTCTGACGTTCTTGAGTTATCGGTTGGTGATGTCGTTCGGCTTGATCAAACGATTGATGACCCTGTAACCGTGGATGTCGGTTCACTATCGAAATTCACGGCCCAACCAGGCAAAAAGAAACAACATGTGGCCGTTCAAATACTTGGGCATTTAGATAAGGAGGGTGAGGAGCATGAGTGA
- a CDS encoding flagellar basal body-associated FliL family protein — protein sequence MFKSKWLNRTIVILLLLTVFIISGYFYLQYRTHNKTSEQPSIDEIVDKQLVKMDEMTTNLKNDQFIKIALSIQVTSEDAKNELKKRQFRVKNTIISLLADMEAKHIQGKKGINAFEGDVKQAINEYLNQGKVDHVFITKKLVQ from the coding sequence ATGTTTAAATCCAAATGGCTCAACCGAACCATCGTTATCTTGCTCTTATTAACAGTATTCATCATTTCAGGTTATTTTTATCTGCAATATAGGACGCATAATAAAACGTCCGAACAACCGTCTATTGATGAGATTGTGGACAAGCAGCTGGTTAAAATGGACGAAATGACGACTAATTTAAAAAATGATCAATTTATCAAAATTGCTCTTAGTATTCAAGTAACGAGCGAAGATGCAAAAAATGAGCTTAAAAAAAGGCAATTCCGAGTCAAGAATACAATCATCTCGCTTCTAGCGGATATGGAAGCCAAACATATTCAAGGAAAAAAAGGCATCAATGCGTTTGAGGGTGATGTCAAACAAGCGATTAATGAATACTTGAATCAAGGTAAAGTCGATCATGTCTTCATAACTAAGAAACTTGTCCAATAG
- a CDS encoding flagellar FlbD family protein has protein sequence MFALNAFFIEQVESLPDTTITLKSGKKVVVKERESDVIGLINQCFKHLASAHMFVPEGEAKDV, from the coding sequence ATGTTCGCACTCAATGCTTTTTTTATTGAACAAGTTGAATCACTACCTGATACTACGATCACCCTTAAAAGTGGTAAAAAGGTCGTGGTTAAAGAGCGTGAAAGTGATGTGATTGGCTTAATCAATCAATGTTTTAAGCACCTTGCTTCAGCTCATATGTTTGTGCCAGAAGGAGAGGCGAAAGATGTTTAA
- the flgF gene encoding flagellar basal-body rod protein FlgF, with the protein MLRSMYSAIGGLKNFQTKLDVIGNNIANVNTYGYKKGRVTFKDLVSQQISGASAPTFDRGGVNPKQVGLGSTMGSIDNLQTQGSLQTTGRNLDLAISGDGFFQVNDGNQSYYTRAGNFYLDSNGNLVNSEGMQVQGYQINPETGNLNNESSALQINDTSIHKPSTDSIQLAGNFDASKLNDSGDNLSTEMTVIDENGAQHTAHLNVQVPGNEALGTNDDGDEYLKKLNFNLSSQGDEVTPDPAGTITLNKDGSVKSVDIPGGNQSFDINISGTSMNINEENLNFDGLTVRNQPTTADVIGDVPKVNSFSIGSSGNINAVLTNGDVQTVGQVQMYKFNNPGGLEKAGGNLYKNTSNSGEPILATAGGDGGSIVAGALEMSNVDLANEFTEMITAQRGFQANARVISTSDKVLQELVNLKR; encoded by the coding sequence ATGCTACGCTCAATGTATTCCGCTATTGGCGGTTTGAAGAACTTTCAAACGAAACTTGATGTGATAGGTAATAACATTGCTAATGTTAATACCTATGGTTATAAGAAAGGCAGGGTCACTTTCAAAGATCTCGTGAGTCAGCAGATCTCAGGAGCAAGCGCACCGACCTTTGACCGTGGCGGTGTGAACCCAAAACAAGTTGGACTAGGGTCGACGATGGGGAGTATTGATAATCTCCAAACGCAAGGGAGTTTGCAGACAACCGGTCGTAATCTTGACTTAGCTATATCCGGCGACGGCTTTTTCCAGGTGAATGACGGCAACCAATCTTATTATACAAGAGCGGGAAATTTTTATTTAGACAGTAACGGTAACTTGGTCAATTCGGAAGGGATGCAAGTTCAGGGTTACCAGATTAATCCTGAAACAGGGAACCTCAATAATGAATCAAGTGCTCTACAGATCAACGATACGAGCATTCACAAACCCTCAACCGACTCTATTCAACTCGCGGGCAATTTTGATGCCAGTAAGCTAAATGACTCTGGTGACAATCTATCAACAGAAATGACTGTTATTGATGAAAACGGGGCTCAGCACACCGCCCATTTAAATGTTCAAGTGCCTGGTAATGAAGCTCTTGGAACGAATGATGATGGGGACGAGTATTTAAAGAAACTGAATTTCAATCTTTCTTCGCAAGGTGATGAAGTGACACCTGATCCAGCTGGAACCATCACCTTAAATAAAGATGGATCGGTTAAAAGTGTTGATATTCCAGGGGGCAACCAGTCGTTTGATATTAATATTAGTGGCACATCGATGAACATTAATGAAGAAAATTTGAATTTCGATGGACTTACTGTTAGAAATCAACCGACGACGGCGGATGTGATCGGGGATGTGCCAAAGGTTAATAGTTTCAGTATTGGTTCATCGGGAAATATCAATGCGGTTTTGACCAATGGTGATGTGCAAACGGTTGGTCAAGTGCAGATGTACAAGTTCAATAATCCAGGGGGACTTGAGAAAGCAGGCGGTAACCTTTATAAAAACACAAGTAACTCCGGGGAGCCAATTTTGGCTACAGCAGGTGGCGATGGCGGCTCCATTGTGGCCGGGGCGTTGGAGATGTCAAATGTTGATTTGGCGAATGAATTTACAGAAATGATTACGGCTCAACGCGGTTTTCAAGCCAATGCGCGTGTCATTTCAACATCTGACAAAGTGCTTCAGGAGCTTGTGAATTTAAAACGCTAG
- a CDS encoding TIGR02530 family flagellar biosynthesis protein: MMKPIQTHHLYPSHQPSSTSQQTISSRSSFQNVLANEVQAHDRLKISKHAAKRLSERNIQISEAGWHKINEKVNEARTKGISDSLVMTHQAALVVSVKNDTVITAMGRDETDAHIFTNIDGAIMIDQ; encoded by the coding sequence ATGATGAAGCCGATCCAAACGCATCATTTATACCCGAGTCATCAACCGTCATCGACATCTCAGCAGACCATATCATCTCGGTCATCATTTCAGAATGTGTTGGCAAATGAGGTTCAAGCCCATGATAGGTTAAAAATCAGCAAACATGCTGCCAAGCGTTTGTCGGAACGGAACATTCAGATTTCCGAAGCAGGTTGGCATAAAATTAATGAAAAAGTCAATGAAGCTCGGACAAAGGGTATATCGGATTCATTAGTGATGACCCACCAAGCAGCGCTGGTTGTCAGTGTTAAAAATGATACGGTGATTACTGCGATGGGCAGGGATGAGACAGATGCCCACATTTTCACGAACATAGATGGAGCCATAATGATTGATCAATAG
- the flgD gene encoding flagellar hook assembly protein FlgD encodes MNIDPSLLLTNKQPQKQQQDKSLGKDDFLKILITQLKTQNPLEPMKDKAFISQMATFSSLEQTTNMTNMLKTFVDSQSSSQLGRQSKVIGKEITWNMGSDEDEVEQRSGVVKAIQFQEGSMKYVTRAGDVIPTSQVIKIADHTEQEGQSEE; translated from the coding sequence ATGAACATTGATCCATCGCTTTTATTAACAAATAAGCAACCGCAAAAACAACAGCAGGATAAGTCGTTAGGTAAAGATGATTTTTTAAAAATCTTGATTACCCAGTTAAAAACTCAGAATCCGTTAGAACCGATGAAAGATAAAGCTTTTATTTCACAGATGGCAACTTTTAGTTCATTGGAACAGACGACCAATATGACAAATATGCTCAAAACATTTGTAGATTCACAGAGTTCGTCTCAATTGGGAAGACAATCCAAAGTGATTGGTAAGGAAATTACTTGGAACATGGGTTCTGATGAGGATGAGGTTGAACAGCGCAGTGGAGTCGTTAAAGCTATTCAATTTCAGGAAGGTTCCATGAAGTATGTCACACGCGCAGGCGATGTCATCCCAACTTCTCAGGTGATAAAAATTGCCGATCACACTGAACAAGAAGGTCAATCAGAAGAATGA
- a CDS encoding flagellar hook-length control protein FliK: protein MTAASFLSAMNAKSLIKPQARTGQAQGGQSVPFSSYLKGDKNSAGVNGSLQDLLKELKSLLNNISETLDQQIKLINKDEKHSEDHTGSMEHLSDQIQAVIQWLDQMKQQGMLSGSSQKQQWVNVLSTLHNDIQSSMSMSHRQPNQSLTKEFQNRLTALLDQLPKMDKSRRTGYQRAQSLPDVKQQTTMLPSILQTTQPKFSNVKAAPVTQTDTSFQSGTMDKMQQLIWHQTNEQTSKNSIQQQIIQKIDHLTSKGQLTFTNHGKQQFTIKLIPDQLGRLDVTIVKDVDGMHAKIAAHTAAAKDILQSQVHQLKQAFQGQQLNVQRLDIQLAPHSSESDQQGQDGQQSGQPSGQQSEEEQGHSFNDAFDEDNADNHDDDTPFLDWLEKEVMRHEH from the coding sequence ATGACAGCAGCGTCGTTTCTTTCCGCGATGAATGCTAAAAGTCTTATTAAACCACAGGCGCGAACAGGTCAAGCACAAGGTGGTCAATCTGTCCCATTTTCATCTTATCTTAAGGGGGATAAGAATTCGGCAGGCGTCAATGGATCGCTTCAAGATCTCCTTAAGGAACTCAAATCATTATTAAACAACATTAGTGAAACGTTGGACCAACAGATAAAGCTGATAAATAAGGATGAGAAGCATTCAGAGGACCACACTGGGTCAATGGAACACCTTAGTGATCAAATTCAAGCTGTCATACAATGGCTGGATCAAATGAAACAGCAAGGGATGTTATCGGGATCCAGTCAAAAACAGCAATGGGTTAACGTGTTATCAACCTTACATAATGACATTCAGTCATCCATGTCAATGTCGCACCGGCAGCCTAACCAGAGTCTCACGAAGGAGTTCCAGAATCGACTCACCGCTCTGCTAGATCAATTACCAAAAATGGACAAATCTCGGCGTACCGGATACCAACGAGCACAGTCCCTGCCTGATGTAAAGCAGCAAACAACCATGCTGCCATCGATACTTCAGACGACACAGCCGAAGTTTTCAAATGTTAAAGCTGCTCCGGTGACCCAGACTGACACCAGTTTTCAATCAGGAACTATGGATAAAATGCAACAATTGATCTGGCATCAAACAAATGAGCAAACGTCCAAAAATAGTATACAGCAACAAATCATCCAGAAAATTGATCATTTAACATCCAAAGGTCAGTTAACGTTCACCAATCATGGCAAACAGCAATTCACTATTAAATTGATTCCGGACCAGCTTGGGCGTTTGGATGTCACGATTGTTAAAGACGTTGACGGCATGCATGCCAAAATCGCTGCCCATACAGCAGCAGCGAAAGACATACTACAATCACAGGTGCATCAGTTAAAACAAGCGTTTCAAGGCCAACAATTAAATGTACAACGTCTTGATATCCAGTTGGCCCCCCACTCATCGGAATCTGATCAACAAGGACAAGATGGGCAGCAATCGGGACAACCATCAGGACAACAATCAGAAGAGGAACAGGGACATTCATTCAATGATGCTTTTGATGAAGACAATGCCGATAACCATGATGACGATACCCCCTTTTTAGATTGGCTAGAGAAAGAGGTCATGAGACATGAACATTGA
- a CDS encoding MotE family protein has translation MEDSPRKPSFALKILKLLLVVIIALMFASTVTWMVLKVLGYEPTSTMTSWANQVPVVGALAENDTSATPSSAEFERLQEEVKQKSKQIKQLEQQLTQAQTKNEQWEKQNQSLKQDKKQLKQTESDQQAKFNVITDTYENMEPGKAAAILAKMDHNKAAEYLNVLSNDVKASILENMTAEEAAALTSLLDVNQWKDEQTQNQ, from the coding sequence ATGGAAGATTCACCGCGGAAACCATCATTCGCATTAAAAATTTTAAAGTTATTGTTGGTCGTGATCATTGCCTTAATGTTCGCTAGCACCGTTACGTGGATGGTGTTGAAAGTTTTAGGTTATGAACCGACAAGTACGATGACATCATGGGCAAATCAGGTACCGGTTGTTGGTGCTCTCGCAGAAAATGATACTTCCGCAACCCCTTCGTCAGCTGAGTTCGAGAGGTTGCAAGAGGAAGTTAAGCAGAAATCCAAACAGATTAAACAATTAGAGCAACAGTTGACTCAAGCTCAAACCAAAAATGAGCAATGGGAAAAACAAAATCAGTCGTTAAAACAAGATAAAAAGCAGCTTAAGCAGACTGAGTCTGATCAACAGGCTAAATTTAACGTGATTACGGACACATATGAAAACATGGAACCGGGCAAGGCAGCAGCCATACTAGCAAAAATGGATCATAACAAAGCTGCAGAGTATTTAAATGTGTTAAGTAACGATGTGAAGGCGTCGATTTTGGAAAATATGACAGCCGAAGAAGCGGCGGCGCTAACCTCGCTTTTGGATGTGAATCAATGGAAAGACGAGCAAACACAAAATCAATAG
- the fliJ gene encoding flagellar export protein FliJ — protein MPFVYQFNRLLKLNYDKQQMMESEYQQLYEQLEAVGQKLVDLLKRKEHIQDKLSSELAERIPAGSIMDIQQQLKHIDHLIADIQNQYQQKKQALEAANQQLVEQSQEVKKYEKHRHKQWLQYSEAEKKSDNRKMDETAQQQFLRQ, from the coding sequence ATGCCATTTGTGTATCAATTCAATCGCTTGCTTAAGCTTAACTATGATAAACAACAAATGATGGAAAGTGAGTACCAACAACTCTATGAGCAACTGGAAGCTGTGGGACAAAAACTTGTCGATTTGTTAAAACGAAAAGAACATATTCAGGACAAGTTAAGTTCGGAATTGGCGGAGCGGATACCTGCAGGATCTATTATGGATATTCAACAGCAATTAAAACATATTGACCATCTTATCGCGGATATTCAAAACCAGTATCAACAGAAAAAGCAAGCACTAGAGGCGGCGAATCAGCAATTAGTTGAGCAATCACAAGAAGTAAAGAAGTATGAAAAACACAGACACAAGCAGTGGCTTCAATATTCAGAAGCTGAGAAGAAGAGCGACAACCGAAAAATGGATGAAACCGCTCAGCAACAATTTCTAAGACAGTAG
- the fliI gene encoding flagellar protein export ATPase FliI has translation MKTAIDCIDQIDRMDPFNRYGRITRVVGMLIESKGPPASTGDLCYIHIPETGAKIRAEVVGFHDEHLLLMPYAKTDGIASGSWVESTGRPLAIDIGTALIGKVLNSIGQPWLSTDDVSGLVPFSTDRQPPNPLERPAITEPLSVGVRSIDGLLTIGKGQRVGIFAGSGVGKSTLMGMIAKNTTADINVIALVGERGREVREFVENELGDTGLKRSIIVAATSDESPLSRIRGALTATAIAEYFRDQGMDVMLMMDSLTRVAMAQREIGLATGEPPTTKGYPPSVFALMPQLLERAGTDSNGSITAFYTVLVDGDDLDEPIADTARGILDGHIVLDRDIAEQGRYPAINVLKSISRLMTKIVPAEQQQAAQNLRRRLAKYVESEDLINIGAYQKGSSPEVDQAIAFYPKIQSFLQQDHLDAISFSEAVKELTDVFGGD, from the coding sequence ATGAAAACAGCGATTGACTGTATTGACCAGATTGATCGAATGGATCCATTTAATCGGTATGGCAGAATTACTAGGGTCGTCGGGATGTTAATTGAATCAAAAGGTCCTCCCGCATCTACAGGCGATCTATGTTACATACATATTCCAGAAACGGGCGCGAAAATTAGGGCCGAAGTCGTTGGTTTTCATGATGAACATTTGTTATTGATGCCTTATGCGAAAACGGACGGCATCGCATCAGGAAGTTGGGTTGAGTCAACCGGTCGGCCACTGGCCATCGATATTGGGACAGCGTTGATCGGTAAAGTGTTAAACAGCATAGGACAACCGTGGCTGTCAACGGATGATGTTTCGGGGTTGGTGCCGTTCTCGACGGATAGACAACCCCCGAATCCGCTCGAACGTCCCGCCATTACGGAGCCTTTGTCGGTCGGCGTACGATCTATTGATGGGTTGTTAACGATCGGTAAAGGACAGCGTGTTGGCATTTTTGCCGGTAGCGGGGTCGGAAAAAGTACCCTGATGGGCATGATCGCCAAAAACACGACGGCTGATATTAATGTTATTGCTTTAGTCGGAGAACGTGGCCGTGAAGTCAGGGAATTTGTGGAAAACGAACTAGGTGATACGGGTTTGAAGCGATCGATCATCGTGGCCGCAACCAGTGATGAATCTCCTCTGAGTCGAATCAGAGGTGCACTCACCGCCACGGCCATTGCTGAATATTTCCGTGATCAAGGGATGGACGTCATGTTAATGATGGATTCATTAACAAGAGTGGCTATGGCCCAGAGAGAAATTGGTTTGGCAACAGGAGAACCGCCAACAACGAAAGGTTATCCACCCTCTGTGTTTGCTTTGATGCCGCAATTGCTTGAGCGTGCAGGAACGGATAGTAACGGTTCGATCACGGCTTTTTACACAGTGCTTGTCGATGGTGATGACTTGGACGAGCCTATCGCTGATACAGCCCGCGGCATTTTAGACGGTCATATTGTGTTAGATCGTGACATTGCTGAGCAAGGACGTTATCCAGCTATTAATGTACTCAAAAGTATCAGCCGTTTAATGACAAAAATCGTTCCAGCGGAACAACAGCAGGCGGCGCAGAATTTAAGACGACGGCTAGCAAAATATGTGGAATCAGAGGATCTTATCAATATAGGTGCCTATCAAAAAGGAAGCTCGCCTGAAGTGGATCAGGCGATCGCCTTTTATCCCAAAATCCAATCATTTTTGCAGCAAGATCATTTAGACGCCATCTCATTTTCAGAGGCTGTAAAAGAACTAACGGATGTGTTTGGAGGCGACTAA